The nucleotide sequence TTGTGCCAGCGCTTCCGCACGCGTCTCTCCGCCTCTGGCGAGCCCGGTTTCGAGGTCGCGGGCAGTCACGCTCCCGTCGTCTTCGTGGATGAACTCCACACCCTCGCGTTTTCGGTCGCGTGACGTGCTTGCCATACCAGATCACAGTCGGATCTCGGTGATAAGCCTTCGGACGGCTCCCAGGGATAGTGTTCAGATTAGAGCGATTCGGTTAGAGACACCTCGAAAGCTCCCGGACGCGCGACGGCTTCGCCGTCGTGGCATGACGAGGTCGGCGGGGCCGACCTCATGCTCGGTGAACCCGGACGACGCAAGCCGCGAGGCGCCACCGGCGCCTCGGCCCGTGCGAACGGGCCGGAGGCCCGTGAGCAGACACCGTGATCCGAAAGACCGGTCTGCGGTCTTTCGAACGACAGCGAGTGTCACGCGAGGCGGAGCCGAGCGTGACCTTGAGAGACGAGATGCCGGGGGGATTTCGAGGTGTCCGCAGCAAACCCGCGCTGATCTGAACACCAGCGTCGTGAGGGCCGTTCCATTCAATACAGTCGGGTGTATACCTCCGAGTGAATGGCACAGCAGCCCGCCCGGATCGTCCGCGAGGTTCACGACGAGCCTCACATCAAGGGGAGCCGCGTCAGCGTCCGGCACATCTACGCGCGGGTTCACGACCGTGGGCTCCGCCCCGAAACGGTCGCCGAACGGCTCGACCTCGACCTCGCGGACGTGTATCACGCGCTGGCCTACTACCACGACCACCCCGAAGAGATGGCTGCTGTCGAGCGCCAGCGCGAGGAGGCCACGGAGGCAGCACGCGAACGGACGACTATCAGTCCACCCGACGACGGGTAATGTCGGTCCTGCTGTTGCTTGATGAGCACGTCGACCACGAGGTCTACCACAGACTCGACGACTACGGACACTGCGTCGAACACGTCGCCTTTCATGACACGCTTGAGCCGGGTGACTCGGACCGGGCGCTCGCTGACTACTCCCTGGAGCACGGGGCGCTGATCGTCACGTACGACGACGACTTCGAGCAACACCACGACGAGTCGGACTACTGGGGCGTGCTCTTCTTCTCCGACGACGGCTGGTCGGCTACCGAAGTCGCCGAGACGGTCCATCGAGTCGTCGAGTTGTACGACGAACCGACGCTAAGCCAGCTGAACCTCGTCGGCCGTGAGTGGCTGTAGGCACCCTGGGGGCCGTCTCCGTCCCCTGTCGGCTCGTGTTGGGCCCGGCTACGCCGAGGCGTACCATATCGCCCGCTCCCGACCGTCACATAAGACATATACTCGCCTCCGACCAACTCCGAACAGATGCTCGACTCGCTCCTGGGCGCCCTCGAGGCGGCTCACACGGTCTCGGGGCCGCTGGGCTGGCTCGTCGTGGGGGTCTTTCTCGCCGGCGTCGCCCTGGAGCGGTACGACCGCGAGTACGCGCGGTGGGTCTACGTCGGGTCGTGGGTCCTGATCGCCGCGTACTGGCTCTCGATGGTCCACTACTTCGCCATCGACCAGAAGAGCGTCGTCGAGGGCATCGGCGTCGTCGCTGGCATCCCGCTCTCGGTCTACGTCGGCTACCTGCTCGCCCGCGGGCGTGACTCGCTGTTTACCCTCTCGCGGGCCGTCGCCCTGATGGGGCTCTTTTATATGCCGCTCGTCGCTATCCCGGTCGTCCGGCAGACCCTCATCGAGACGGTCACCGACCAGACCGGGTTCGTCCTGAACCTCGTCGGCGTCACCCCGCAGGTCGCCGACGGCTTCTACGTCGACGGGCTGCGGATCGCCGAGAAGAGCCACCCCTACGAGAGCACCTTCGTCTACTACGTCGGCGGCGAGCCCCTGACCCACACCATCCTGATCGCGTGCACGGGCATCGGCAGCATGGCGATCATCGCCGGGCTGGTGGCGGCCGTCGACGCCCCACTGAACCGGAAGTTCCAGGCGCTTGCGATCACGCTCCCAATCATTTACGTGCTCAACATCGCCCGGAACGTCTTCATCTCCGTCAGCATGGGCGAGCAACTGCTCCAGGTCTTCCCCGGAGCCATCAGCTCCCTCTTCGCGCTGGAGAACACCGTGATGGTCTCCTACATCGTCGCCGACCGGATCGTCTCCCAGAGCCTGTCGGTGGTCGTCCTCGTCGGGCTCCTCTGGCTGATCGTCCAGCGCGTCCCCGAAGTGCTGACTGTCGTCGACGACGTGGTCTACGTGCTCACCGGCCGGGAGTACGACCTCGGCGAGGCACTCGGCGTGACTGTCGACTCCGGGCAGTCCCAGCCCGGCGACTGATCCCCCGTCGCTGACCTCGCCGCCGTTTCCCCCGGGCTGCCACGCTCACCCGCGACAGGAGTGGCTCACGAGCCGCTCCCGTCGAACGGGTCCGTCGCCGTCAAGCTTTGTCGGTTCGAGGACGGCGTACAGTGAGACGGTCTCGACGTGGCTATCGTGGGCTCGACTCCAGCGGTGACAGAGTCCGTCCGCGACACCGTGGAGCACGGCGGGGTCGTCGGTCGCCCAGACCGAGCGGAGGTACTTGCGCCACCGGTTGGTGGGGTACCAGGCCGCGCCGTCCGGCGGCGGCACCCAGCGGACGGCGCCGCCGTGAAGCGCGTCCACCTGCCCGCCGTCGTCTGTCATCGCCGGCGCGAGAACCAGGACGTCCCGCGTCGGCGGGGCGGCGAACATGTCCCAGCTGTCCTCTGCGGGGTCGAGATTCCCCGGCACCCCGTCGGGCGCCTCGACCAGACCGACGGCGGCGGCGTTCCAGACCAGCAGCCCGACGACGAGGACGACGCCCGCGGCCTGCCCCGCCTTTCGACTCCGGGCCCGGACCCGTTGCCAGCGCCCGGCCAGCTCGCCCCGCGGCTCGTCGCGGCCGCCGTCGCGTTCTCCCTCGCCTTTCGGGAGCGACAGCCAGGACGGGAGCCGGCCGATGACCGACGACGCCCGCACTGTCGCGGCCGCCGCGGACACCCGGTCCCAGACCCCGGACGGGAGGAAGGGGAGCAACGCGACCACGGAGACGAACGGGAAGACGCCGAGGCGCATGGTTGCGGCCATCCCGAGGTGGGCGCCGACGAACAGGCCGGCGAGGACGGCCCGGCGCCGGCCGGTCGTCGCGACGAGCCCGACTGAGGCGACGAGCAGGCCGAGCCAGACGACCTCGAGGACGCCGAGCAGCGCCGGGAGATCCGCGAGCGCCGCCCCCAGGGGCGTCGTGAACTCGTCGAGCCGGAAGACGTGGGCCAGCGCTCCCCCATCCAGCCAGCGCTCGCTCCCCAGCTTGAAGCCGGCGTTCGTCGCGTAGACGAGCACGACCTGTATCAGCAATCCGGCGGTGGCGACGCCCGCAACGCGTTCCCGCGCACCAATGCCCGAACGGGCGCGACCCCGGACCCGTCCGGCGAGTGTGTCCAGCGACCACCGCGAGCCGAGCGGGAGGAAGACACCCCAGAAGAGGAGCCGGCGCAACAGCGAGTCGCCGCCGTTGAGCACCAGGGGATTGCGGGCGTGCAGGGAGACCAGCAACAGCCAGGACACCAGCACTGCTAGCCGGGTCCGGTAGCCGACGAGCAGCGCCAGTGCGCAGATCCCGGCGACCAGAAAGAGCCCCGCCTGAAGCAGGACGTCCCCGGAGAGTGCGTGGACGGAGAGCTGGCTGATGACGGGTCGTTTCGCCTCGAGCAGCGACCGCGGCAAGATTCCCCTGTCCGTATAGAAGGCGACCAGATTCCGCGAGCGCAGGAGCAGGTCCCCGAGGAGTACGACCCCGAGTCCGATGCGGAACGCCGCCAGCGCCCGCGGGTCGACCCCGAGCCGACGGGCGAGTGTCGCGTGGAGCCACCTGATACTCCGCCTGAGGCTGCGGCCGGCTTGAGTCGTGGCTGGGGGCAGTGACATCGGCTGGACGGTCGTTGTTGGTGGGGCGCTTCGGGCGGGCTACGAGGGGATTCGACCGAGCCGAGCGGTAAGTGCTTTCTCCCGCTCGCCGGCTACGTCCCCGAGGTGCCATCGCGCTCGAACAGCGCGTAGTAGCAGACGCCGAAGGCCGTCCGGCCGTCGCGGAGGCCACCCTCGCGGGCCCGGTCGAGCAGGTCCTCGAGCGTCGCAGTCGTGACGTCGATGGTCTCGTCGTCGTCGAGGTCCTGCTCGGCGGTCGGCTCACAGCTGCGGGCAACGTAGTAGTGGAAGACGGCGTCCGAGAAGCCGTTCGCCGGCTCGACGGTGGTCAGGTGAGCGAGCGCGTCGGCCTCGTAGCCCGTCTCCTCGCGGAGTTCGCGGGCTGCCGCCCGCTCCGGATCCTCCTCGGGTTCAGTCGTCCCTGCCGGGAGTCCGCGGTTGACCCGCTTGACCGCGTGGCGCCACTCCTCGACC is from Salinirussus salinus and encodes:
- a CDS encoding DUF433 domain-containing protein — protein: MAQQPARIVREVHDEPHIKGSRVSVRHIYARVHDRGLRPETVAERLDLDLADVYHALAYYHDHPEEMAAVERQREEATEAARERTTISPPDDG
- a CDS encoding NUDIX hydrolase → MGDRAWKTLAESTAYSCPGFDIVREDVRLPGGTETDFDYLSEQESVVILPFSSDEKVVLVEEWRHAVKRVNRGLPAGTTEPEEDPERAAARELREETGYEADALAHLTTVEPANGFSDAVFHYYVARSCEPTAEQDLDDDETIDVTTATLEDLLDRAREGGLRDGRTAFGVCYYALFERDGTSGT
- the artA gene encoding archaeosortase A; translation: MLDSLLGALEAAHTVSGPLGWLVVGVFLAGVALERYDREYARWVYVGSWVLIAAYWLSMVHYFAIDQKSVVEGIGVVAGIPLSVYVGYLLARGRDSLFTLSRAVALMGLFYMPLVAIPVVRQTLIETVTDQTGFVLNLVGVTPQVADGFYVDGLRIAEKSHPYESTFVYYVGGEPLTHTILIACTGIGSMAIIAGLVAAVDAPLNRKFQALAITLPIIYVLNIARNVFISVSMGEQLLQVFPGAISSLFALENTVMVSYIVADRIVSQSLSVVVLVGLLWLIVQRVPEVLTVVDDVVYVLTGREYDLGEALGVTVDSGQSQPGD
- a CDS encoding HTTM domain-containing protein, which gives rise to MSLPPATTQAGRSLRRSIRWLHATLARRLGVDPRALAAFRIGLGVVLLGDLLLRSRNLVAFYTDRGILPRSLLEAKRPVISQLSVHALSGDVLLQAGLFLVAGICALALLVGYRTRLAVLVSWLLLVSLHARNPLVLNGGDSLLRRLLFWGVFLPLGSRWSLDTLAGRVRGRARSGIGARERVAGVATAGLLIQVVLVYATNAGFKLGSERWLDGGALAHVFRLDEFTTPLGAALADLPALLGVLEVVWLGLLVASVGLVATTGRRRAVLAGLFVGAHLGMAATMRLGVFPFVSVVALLPFLPSGVWDRVSAAAATVRASSVIGRLPSWLSLPKGEGERDGGRDEPRGELAGRWQRVRARSRKAGQAAGVVLVVGLLVWNAAAVGLVEAPDGVPGNLDPAEDSWDMFAAPPTRDVLVLAPAMTDDGGQVDALHGGAVRWVPPPDGAAWYPTNRWRKYLRSVWATDDPAVLHGVADGLCHRWSRAHDSHVETVSLYAVLEPTKLDGDGPVRRERLVSHSCRG
- a CDS encoding type II toxin-antitoxin system HicB family antitoxin, with amino-acid sequence MASTSRDRKREGVEFIHEDDGSVTARDLETGLARGGETRAEALAQLAEVLRLEAGGGEPVDDPDEFLDEEMDIDVGDLGEHDELPGFLR
- a CDS encoding DUF5615 family PIN-like protein, encoding MSVLLLLDEHVDHEVYHRLDDYGHCVEHVAFHDTLEPGDSDRALADYSLEHGALIVTYDDDFEQHHDESDYWGVLFFSDDGWSATEVAETVHRVVELYDEPTLSQLNLVGREWL